In a genomic window of Bemisia tabaci chromosome 1, PGI_BMITA_v3:
- the LOC109041060 gene encoding uncharacterized protein, translated as MTVQLNVKNLNKLEEESSKSIHHIPCKIQADCKASVSQYFSRFIEEKDDLTQEVSFRGRPFSGKVINLPDSHCGVVFLETLKPKSLKAERKFHAIRNFRSFTYWNWDKLPSKNDPLMSALDWLDISEAIHSPINEPIASDKLSVESNDEDKEMKCNGEETKEE; from the exons ATGACTGTTCAACTGAATGTAAAGAATCTTAACAAGCTTGAGGAAGAAAGCTCTAAAAGCATACACCACATTCCGTGCAAAATTCAGGCAGACTGTAAAGCAAGCGTTTCGCAGTACTTCTCACGTTTCATTGAAGAAAAGGACGATCTAA CTCAAGAAGTTTCATTTCGTGGAAGACCTTTTTCTGGCAAAGTTATTAACTTACCGGACTCACATTGTGGTGTGGtttttcttgaaacattgaagcCAAAGTCATTGAAAgcagaaagaaaatttcatgccaTTCGAAATTTTCGTTCTTTCACTTACTGGAATTGGGATAAGCTACCATCAAAGAATGACCCATTGATGAGTGCTTTGGATTGGTTGGACATCTCTGAAGCG ATCCATTCACCTATCAATGAGCCCATAGCATCTGACAAGCTCTCAGTTGAAAGTAATGATGAGGACAAAGAGATGAAGTGTAATGGTGAAGAAACAAAAGAAGAATAA
- the LOC109038411 gene encoding transmembrane channel-like protein 7 — MSGGDRKKRADRGEGWEEAGAEFYQESYPGEMDLDHVLQKDPHHLATLLPSKHTRTTTARKKDTKATLRRRTSTRSYCGTVRQNTTGVNNEVQVSIMPDLSENLSNEERTWEEIMKLKTLPVSMAEKKEMKARLLSAETFRLQGLDQLRWQKKKCCLRLKFYYNQINSFFSIWELKLRRLEKDCGTGIVSFFTFFKSLIFLNYAMSWFIIKLLVIPVYFLQKHKIEENDIAADNDNSTEIIDFCPIIYQNISNSAELNFDVGTVFSFIQGTGWIQSTPLFYGMYPAESIPLFNTRINLAIIYLVVLMCYHAGFFIDLAKKFKKSFKQRLLKNQGQFYLYCNLAFSSWDFSIASKKAALARHKSVFSLVREFLKIQRQKDDKQHQTTDESCKLLVIRFTVNLIVLLIYFCSAAIVYYTIQHCTLMRDVTLNYYQTLLNEYLPAMTIVTLNHLIPLIFNYFIKFESYNAFCTQHLSFIRAIILRLLLVSVLFFSIFTVASCKPNKSECVSSSCKTPLCWEVYFGQQIYKLLIFNLVVEILLTFFINFPRKLLASHMSNNFAQFIGNQTFNVRKHILDIAYIQMICWSTAFYAPLLPMLTTFVLFITFFLKKFACVVNCAPSASLYPASELQSLFVFVLSSFYIFSIIPWAYSVLEIMPSKSCGPFRGQPSVWLIFSQALHDFPSWVKMFAQFCSSSWFVMPIIVTLVLLLYYYYSVSIANQKMVLVLKKQLILEGHDKQFLLNRLSAFIRQHQEKHKAMARSVDTPRIK; from the exons ATGTCAGGCGGTGATCGAAAAAAGCGAGCAGATCGTGGAGAAGGATGGGAAGAAGCAGGAGCAGAATTTTACCAAGAGAGCTATCCTGGAGAGATGGACTTGGACCATGTTCTTCAAAAAGATCCACATCATTTGGCAACTTTGCTTCCCAGCAAGCATACAAGAACAACAA CTGCTCGCAAAAAAGACACCAAAGCAACTTTACGGCGCAGAACCTCTACAAGATCCTATTGTGGGACTGTCCGACAAAATACAACAGGTGTAAACAACGAGGTTCAAGTTTCTATCATGCCAGATCTATCAG AAAACTTGTCAAACGAAGAGAGGACTTGGGAAGAAATCATGAAACTCAAGACTTTACCAGTCAGCAtggcagaaaaaaaggaaatgaaagctCGACTTCTG AGTGCTGAAACTTTTCGTCTGCAAGGATTAGATCAATTAAGATGGCAAAAGAAGAAGTGTTGTTTGCGGCTGAAGTTTTACTACAACCAGATAAATAGTTTTTTCAGCATCTGGGAACTAAAACTGCGAAGATTAGAGAAAGACTGTGGTACTggcattgtttcattttttactttttttaagtctcttatatttttaaattatgcaATGTCCTGGTTCATAATTAAATTACTTGTAATTCCAGTTTATTTTCTTCAGAAGcataaaattgaggaaaacgATATTGCTGCTGATAATGATAATAGCACAGAAATCATTGACTTCTGTCCTataatttatcaaaatatttcaaattcagCAGAGCTAAATTTTGATGTAGGTACAGTCTTTAGTTTTATTCAGGGCACTGGCTGGATCCAATCCACGCCTCTGTTTTATGGAATGTATCCTGCAGAAAGTATTCCCCTTTTCAATACTAGAATAAATCTTGCAATAATCTATTTGGTTGTATTAATGTGTTATCATGCAGGCTTTTTTATAGATCttgccaaaaaattcaaaaagagcTTCAAGCAACGCCTGTTAAAAAATCAAGGACAATTTTATTTGTACTGTAACCTTGCATTCAGTAGTTGGGATTTTAGCATTGCCTCAAAAAAAGCAGCTCTTGCCCGTCACAAATCTGTATTTTCACTGGTgcgagaatttttgaaaatccaacgTCAGAAAGATGACAAACAACACCAAACCACAGATGAAAGCTGTAAGCTTCTAGTCATTCGATTTACAGTGAATTTAATTGTGCTACTGATATATTTTTGCTCTGCTGCAATAGTCTATTACACTATACAGCATTGTACATTAATGAGGGACGTTACGCTAAATTATTATCAAACTTTACTGAATGAGTATCTACCCGCTATGACTATAGTAACACTGAATCATCTAATCCctttgatttttaattatttcataaaatttgagaGTTATAATGCATTCTGTACTCAGCATTTATCTTTCATTCGTGCCATTATTCTCCGTCTTTTATTAGTTAGTGtgctatttttttctatttttactgTGGCCAGCTGTAAACCAAATAAAAGTGAGTGTGTAAGTTCTAGTTGTAAGACACCTCTTTGCTGGGAGGTGTATTTTGGACAACAAATTtataaacttttaattttcaatttagttGTTGAAatacttttaacattttttatcaattttccaaggaaattaCTCGCTAGTCATATGTCAAATAATTTTGCACAATTCATCGGTAATCAAACATTTAATGTGAGGAAACATATATTGGATATTGCTTATATTCAAATGATTTGCTGGTCAACTGCTTTCTATGCCCCTCTTCTTCCAATGTTAACCACTTTTGTTCTGTTCATCACcttttttctgaagaaatttgCGTGCGTAGTAAACTGTGCACCCTCCGCAAGTTTGTATCCAGCGTCTGAACTTCAGTCTTTATTCGTTTTTGTTTTGAGCTCTTTTTATATCTTCAGCATCATTCCATGGGCTTACTCAGTCCTTGAAATTATGCCTTCCAAGTCTTGTGGACCGTTTAGAGGGCAACCATCAGTTTGGCTCATATTTTCACAAGCTCTTCACGATTTTCCCTCTTGGGTGAAAATGTTTGCTCAGTTTTGTTCCTCTTCGTGGTTTGTGATGCCCATCATCGTAACTCTAGTATTATTATTGTATTATTACTACTCGGTCTCTATTGCTAATCAGAAAATGGTACTTGTTTTGAAGAAGCAGCTAATTTTAGAGGGTCATGATAAGCAGTTTCTGCTTAACAGATTAAGTGCTTTCATAAGACAACACCAAGAGAAGCATAAAGCTATGGCTAGATCTGTAGATACCCCAcgaataaaatga